Proteins from one Streptomyces roseifaciens genomic window:
- a CDS encoding 3-deoxy-7-phosphoheptulonate synthase has product MTDALLDVQDKPALQQPDWGDAPQVRRVREELARRPSLVRADDVGTLRHHLAEVARGAAQVIQAGDCAEDPAECTSGYVARKAGLLDVLAGVLKMVAHKPVVRAGRMAGQFAKPRSSATERVAGTELPVYRGHMVNNPEPHPERRRPDPQRLLSGYLAAGEAMTHLGWLDPSRRSGVCPPVWTSHEALLLDYELPMVRAGEDGRPLLTSTHWPWIGERTRRTDGAHVALLAAVANPVACKVGPTTTTDEILALCELLDPGRQPGRLTLIARMGADKVGEKLPPLVTAVRDAGHPVIWLTDPMHGNTLTAPDGLKTRLLDTVIREVRNFQCAVRTSGGTAGGLHLETTPEHVTECVRNESELDHVGDKYTSFCDPRLNPQQAISVVSAWEG; this is encoded by the coding sequence ATGACCGACGCTCTGCTCGACGTCCAGGACAAACCCGCTCTCCAGCAGCCCGATTGGGGCGACGCCCCCCAGGTGCGCCGGGTCCGCGAGGAGCTGGCGCGCCGCCCGTCCCTCGTCCGCGCCGACGACGTGGGGACCCTGCGCCACCACCTCGCCGAGGTCGCCCGCGGCGCCGCCCAGGTGATCCAGGCGGGCGACTGCGCGGAGGACCCCGCGGAGTGCACCTCGGGCTACGTCGCCCGCAAGGCCGGCCTCCTGGACGTCCTGGCCGGGGTCCTGAAGATGGTCGCCCACAAGCCGGTGGTCCGCGCGGGCCGCATGGCCGGGCAGTTCGCCAAGCCCCGCTCCAGCGCCACCGAGCGCGTCGCGGGGACGGAACTGCCCGTCTACCGGGGCCACATGGTCAACAACCCGGAGCCCCACCCGGAGCGCCGCCGCCCGGACCCGCAGCGCCTGCTCTCCGGCTACCTGGCGGCCGGCGAGGCCATGACGCACCTCGGCTGGCTGGACCCGTCCCGCCGCTCGGGCGTCTGCCCGCCGGTGTGGACGAGCCACGAGGCGCTCCTGCTCGACTACGAGCTGCCCATGGTCCGCGCGGGCGAGGACGGCCGCCCCCTGCTCACCTCCACGCACTGGCCATGGATCGGCGAGCGCACCCGCCGCACGGACGGCGCGCACGTCGCCCTGCTGGCAGCCGTCGCCAACCCCGTGGCCTGCAAGGTCGGGCCCACGACGACCACGGACGAGATCCTGGCCCTGTGCGAGCTCCTCGACCCGGGGCGGCAGCCCGGGCGGCTCACCCTCATCGCCCGTATGGGCGCCGACAAGGTCGGCGAGAAGCTGCCCCCGCTCGTGACGGCCGTCCGCGACGCCGGGCACCCCGTCATCTGGCTCACCGACCCGATGCACGGCAACACCCTCACCGCGCCCGACGGCCTCAAGACGCGCCTGCTGGACACGGTGATCCGCGAGGTCCGCAACTTCCAGTGCGCGGTGCGGACCTCCGGGGGGACCGCGGGCGGCCTGCACCTGGAGACCACGCCCGAGCACGTCACCGAGTGCGTCCGCAACGAGTCCGAGCTCGACCACGTGGGCGACAAGTACACGAGCTTCTGCGACCCCCGGCTCAATCCGCAGCAGGCCATCTCCGTCGTCTCGGCCTGGGAGGGCTGA
- a CDS encoding isochorismatase family protein has translation MAGIPPIEPYPMPTPGDLPGNTADWGADPARAVLLIHDMQRYFVGHLPEHPREELVANAALLRGTAAALGIPVAYTAQPGGMNDEQRGLLKDFWGPGMRVDPADRRVVEPLAPAPGDWVFTKWRYSAFFRSDLLGRMRANGRDQLIVCGVYAHVGVLMSAVDAFTNDIRPFLVADAVADFSAAYHRLALEYAAARCAVVTTTEDMLGRLQGAGGPADTLAVRGAAV, from the coding sequence ATGGCAGGCATTCCCCCCATCGAGCCCTACCCGATGCCCACCCCGGGCGACCTGCCCGGGAACACCGCCGACTGGGGCGCCGACCCGGCCCGCGCCGTCCTGCTGATCCACGACATGCAGCGCTACTTCGTCGGACACCTGCCGGAGCACCCGCGCGAGGAACTGGTCGCCAACGCGGCCCTGCTGCGCGGGACCGCGGCCGCGCTCGGCATCCCCGTCGCGTACACGGCGCAGCCCGGCGGCATGAACGACGAACAGCGCGGCCTGCTCAAGGACTTCTGGGGCCCGGGGATGCGCGTCGACCCCGCCGACCGGCGCGTCGTCGAGCCGCTCGCCCCGGCCCCCGGGGACTGGGTCTTCACCAAGTGGCGCTACAGCGCCTTCTTCCGCTCCGACCTGCTCGGGCGGATGCGCGCCAACGGCCGCGACCAGCTGATCGTCTGCGGGGTGTACGCCCACGTCGGCGTTCTGATGAGCGCCGTCGACGCGTTCACCAACGACATCCGCCCGTTCCTGGTCGCGGACGCCGTGGCCGACTTCTCCGCCGCGTACCACCGCCTCGCCCTGGAGTACGCGGCGGCGCGCTGCGCCGTGGTCACCACCACCGAGGACATGCTGGGCCGGCTGCAGGGCGCGGGGGGTCCTGCGGACACGCTCGCGGTACGGGGAGCGGCGGTATGA
- a CDS encoding chorismate-binding protein, whose translation MTEDMTASAAGDLLARVLGPRPPAFALLHRPESTGPGAVELLLGEISRPETLASIPLEDAPTGAAPRGASHDVLAIVPYRQIAERGFRGADDGAPLLAMTVTQQAVLPLAEVLARIPETPITLSGGHFDMDDETYADTVRRVVADEIGEGEGANFVIKRSFLAGIDGYTPAHALTFFRRLLERESGAYWTFVVHTGERTFVGATPERHISVRGGTAVMNPISGTYRYPAAGPSLPEVMDFLADRKEADELYMVVDEELKMMARICAGGGRVVGPYLKEMARLAHTEYFIEGTTDRDPREILRETMFAPTVTGSPLESACRVIDRYEPQGRGYYSGILALVGRDADGERTLDSSILIRTADIDRTGSVRIGVGATLVRHSDPVSEVAETRAKAAGLISALESGGAARFGGHPSVRAALEQRNDSIAGFWLAQEADRALTAPGLAGRRVLVVDAEDTFTSMIGHQLRAMGLTVTVRRFDEPYVFGGHDLVVMGPGPGDPRDGRHPKIAHLRGAVRALLDERRPFLAVCLSHQVLSLALGFELVRRDVPNQGVQREIDLFGSRERVGFYNTFAARSDRDSVDVEGIGTIGVSRDPLTGEVHALRGPHFASMQFHAESVLTQGGPRIVGGLLAALAPEVPVA comes from the coding sequence ATGACCGAGGACATGACCGCGAGCGCCGCCGGCGACCTGCTCGCCCGGGTGCTGGGCCCCCGGCCGCCCGCCTTCGCCCTCCTCCACCGCCCCGAGTCCACCGGACCGGGCGCCGTCGAACTCCTCCTGGGCGAGATCTCCCGGCCGGAGACCCTGGCGTCCATCCCCCTGGAGGACGCGCCCACCGGGGCGGCACCCCGCGGCGCCTCGCACGACGTCCTGGCGATCGTCCCGTACCGCCAGATCGCCGAACGGGGCTTCCGCGGCGCGGACGACGGCGCGCCGCTGCTCGCCATGACCGTCACCCAGCAGGCCGTCCTGCCCCTCGCCGAGGTCCTCGCCCGGATCCCCGAGACGCCGATCACCCTGTCCGGCGGGCACTTCGACATGGACGACGAGACGTACGCGGACACCGTCCGCCGGGTCGTCGCCGACGAGATCGGCGAGGGCGAGGGCGCGAACTTCGTCATCAAGCGCTCCTTCCTCGCCGGCATCGACGGCTACACCCCCGCCCACGCCCTGACGTTCTTCCGCCGCCTCCTGGAGCGCGAGTCCGGTGCCTACTGGACCTTCGTCGTGCACACGGGCGAGCGGACGTTCGTGGGAGCCACGCCCGAGCGGCACATCAGCGTCCGCGGCGGCACCGCCGTGATGAACCCCATCAGCGGCACCTACCGCTATCCCGCCGCCGGGCCCAGCCTGCCCGAGGTCATGGACTTCCTCGCCGACCGCAAGGAGGCCGACGAGCTGTACATGGTCGTCGACGAGGAACTGAAGATGATGGCCCGCATCTGCGCGGGCGGCGGCCGCGTCGTGGGCCCCTACCTCAAGGAGATGGCGCGCCTCGCCCACACCGAGTACTTCATCGAGGGCACCACCGACCGCGACCCGCGCGAGATCCTGCGCGAGACGATGTTCGCGCCCACCGTCACCGGCAGCCCGCTGGAGAGCGCCTGCCGGGTCATCGACCGCTACGAGCCGCAGGGCCGCGGCTACTACAGCGGCATCCTCGCCCTCGTCGGGCGCGACGCGGACGGCGAGCGCACCCTGGACTCGTCGATCCTCATTCGCACCGCGGACATCGACCGCACCGGGAGCGTGCGGATCGGGGTGGGCGCGACCCTCGTGCGCCACTCCGACCCCGTCTCCGAGGTCGCCGAGACCCGCGCCAAGGCCGCCGGGCTGATCTCCGCCCTGGAGTCCGGCGGCGCCGCCCGGTTCGGCGGTCACCCGAGCGTCCGCGCCGCCCTGGAACAGCGCAACGACAGCATCGCCGGCTTCTGGCTCGCCCAGGAGGCCGACCGGGCGCTCACCGCACCCGGCCTGGCCGGGCGGCGCGTCCTGGTCGTCGACGCGGAGGACACCTTCACCTCCATGATCGGCCATCAGCTGCGCGCCATGGGGCTGACGGTGACGGTCAGGCGCTTCGACGAGCCGTACGTCTTCGGCGGGCACGACCTCGTCGTGATGGGGCCCGGCCCCGGCGACCCGCGCGACGGCCGCCACCCCAAGATCGCCCACCTGCGGGGCGCCGTCCGCGCTCTCCTGGACGAGCGGCGACCCTTCCTCGCCGTCTGCCTCAGCCACCAGGTGCTCTCCCTCGCCCTCGGCTTCGAACTCGTCCGCCGGGACGTCCCCAACCAGGGCGTCCAGCGCGAGATCGACCTCTTCGGCAGCCGCGAGCGCGTCGGCTTCTACAACACCTTCGCCGCCCGCAGCGACCGCGACAGCGTGGACGTGGAGGGCATCGGCACGATCGGCGTCAGCCGCGATCCGCTCACCGGCGAGGTGCACGCGCTGCGCGGGCCCCACTTCGCCTCCATGCAGTTCCACGCGGAATCGGTCCTCACTCAAGGAGGACCCCGCATCGTGGGCGGCCTGCTCGCCGCTCTCGCTCCGGAGGTGCCCGTCGCATGA
- a CDS encoding transketolase-like TK C-terminal-containing protein, with protein sequence MNPAQITEIPVAAGDGADRGGYVLAEAHDADRAAAAPDVVLVAAGGEVPTALDARRILQREGIATRVVSMPCAAWFHRQSSAYRDAVLPPGAPATVSVGAAAEVGRYQLLGGTGEHVCLDHFDTGTPGRGPYGQGLYGQVLYGHHGLTPERVAAAARAALSRTTGRGRR encoded by the coding sequence ATGAACCCCGCCCAGATCACCGAAATCCCCGTCGCCGCCGGTGACGGTGCCGACCGCGGCGGCTACGTCCTCGCCGAGGCCCACGACGCCGACCGGGCCGCCGCGGCCCCCGACGTCGTCCTCGTCGCCGCGGGCGGCGAGGTGCCGACCGCCCTGGACGCCCGCCGCATCCTGCAGCGCGAGGGCATCGCCACGCGCGTGGTGTCGATGCCCTGCGCCGCGTGGTTCCACCGGCAGAGCAGCGCCTACCGCGACGCCGTCCTGCCGCCCGGCGCGCCCGCCACCGTCTCGGTGGGGGCGGCCGCGGAAGTGGGCCGGTACCAGCTCCTCGGCGGAACCGGCGAGCACGTGTGCCTGGACCACTTCGACACCGGCACGCCCGGCCGGGGCCCGTACGGCCAAGGTCTGTACGGCCAGGTTCTGTACGGCCACCACGGCCTCACCCCGGAACGGGTGGCGGCCGCGGCCCGGGCGGCCCTGTCCCGCACCACGGGAAGGGGCAGGCGGTGA
- the tal gene encoding transaldolase, whose translation MWLDGLARQRLASGRLAALARQGRIAGVVSDPAFLARSLTRGPYYTGQLGDLAERGIPAERALKALAVHDIRWACDILRPVHEATAGVDGLVSVSLDPRLAHDSEATLAEARALWRAVDRRNAMLGIPATPAGLTALSACLAEGINVNATLVLSVARHGQVGEAYLEGLERARAAGRHLPALASVASFPVSRVDAAVDALLDREGTLEARAMRGATAVAAARQLHEQYERLLDEPRWHALAAHGARPQRLLWTATAASGPGLLPTHYAAPLLTRGTVTAVPEELLEEPDVVGAVPAGTAPDAAAYAAAGRLLGHLEWFGIDQGELALRLETEALKELNDAWHQLLDEVTLALDGASARR comes from the coding sequence GTGTGGCTCGACGGGCTCGCCCGGCAGCGGCTCGCGAGCGGCCGGCTGGCCGCACTGGCCCGGCAGGGGCGCATCGCCGGTGTCGTCTCCGACCCGGCCTTCCTCGCCCGGTCCCTGACCCGCGGCCCGTACTACACGGGCCAGCTCGGCGACCTCGCCGAGCGCGGCATCCCCGCCGAGCGGGCCCTGAAGGCCCTGGCCGTCCACGACATCCGGTGGGCCTGCGACATCCTGCGGCCCGTCCACGAGGCGACCGCGGGCGTCGACGGGCTCGTCTCCGTGAGCCTCGACCCCCGCCTCGCCCACGACAGCGAGGCCACCCTCGCCGAGGCCCGCGCACTGTGGCGGGCCGTCGACCGCCGCAACGCCATGCTCGGCATCCCCGCCACCCCCGCCGGCCTCACGGCTCTCAGCGCCTGTCTCGCCGAGGGCATCAACGTCAACGCGACCCTCGTCCTGTCCGTCGCGCGCCACGGGCAGGTCGGCGAGGCCTACCTGGAGGGGCTGGAACGGGCGCGCGCCGCAGGGCGTCATCTCCCCGCGCTCGCGTCGGTCGCCTCCTTCCCCGTCAGCCGCGTCGACGCCGCCGTCGACGCCCTGCTCGACCGCGAAGGCACCCTGGAGGCCAGGGCCATGCGCGGCGCCACCGCCGTCGCGGCCGCCCGGCAGCTCCACGAACAGTACGAGCGCCTGTTGGACGAGCCCCGGTGGCACGCCCTGGCCGCGCACGGGGCCCGCCCCCAGCGGCTGCTGTGGACCGCGACGGCCGCCTCCGGCCCCGGGCTCCTGCCCACGCACTACGCCGCCCCGCTGCTGACGCGCGGCACGGTGACGGCCGTCCCGGAGGAGCTGCTGGAGGAACCGGACGTGGTGGGCGCCGTACCGGCCGGCACCGCGCCCGATGCCGCTGCGTACGCCGCCGCCGGGCGGCTGCTCGGACACCTGGAGTGGTTCGGCATCGACCAGGGCGAACTGGCCCTGCGCCTGGAGACCGAGGCGCTCAAGGAGCTCAACGACGCCTGGCATCAGCTCCTGGACGAGGTCACGCTGGCCCTCGACGGAGCGTCTGCGCGCCGCTGA
- a CDS encoding NADPH-dependent FMN reductase, whose translation MTKVVLISGSLRAASVNSAALRAVRRIIGRTRPAASVVSLPIGRLPFYNGDMEGTGTTPAVAAARALVAGADALMISTPCYNGAVPGVLKNALDWLSRPDGASPLTGRVVAVLSASPGGRGGIDAQPALFDLLDSCEAITVEHPPVAIRRAHQRLDAAGEMTDGEAVRALRELVDATFEAVAIMEEQRRSVRELHARVRDESGPGHAGGGPVHEEGGPVHVEGGPVRDEAMPVREPRGPVRAAHGAAPPAPQRRADAPSRASVTSSRS comes from the coding sequence ATGACCAAGGTGGTACTGATCTCGGGCAGTCTGCGCGCCGCGTCGGTGAACTCGGCGGCGCTCAGGGCCGTGCGCCGCATCATCGGACGGACCCGTCCGGCCGCCTCGGTGGTTTCCCTGCCGATCGGCCGACTGCCGTTCTACAACGGGGACATGGAGGGCACCGGGACGACCCCGGCCGTGGCCGCCGCCCGCGCGCTGGTCGCCGGCGCCGACGCCCTGATGATCAGCACGCCCTGCTACAACGGCGCGGTGCCCGGCGTGCTGAAGAACGCCCTCGACTGGCTCTCCCGCCCGGACGGTGCGAGCCCGCTCACCGGAAGGGTGGTCGCCGTCCTGAGCGCCTCGCCAGGCGGACGGGGAGGCATCGACGCCCAGCCGGCGCTGTTCGACCTGCTGGACAGCTGCGAGGCGATCACGGTCGAGCACCCGCCCGTGGCCATCCGCCGGGCGCACCAGCGGCTCGACGCCGCGGGCGAGATGACCGACGGGGAAGCGGTACGGGCGCTGCGCGAGCTGGTCGACGCCACGTTCGAGGCGGTGGCCATCATGGAGGAGCAGCGCAGGTCGGTGCGGGAGCTGCACGCGCGCGTACGCGACGAGAGCGGCCCCGGACACGCAGGGGGCGGGCCCGTACACGAAGAGGGCGGGCCCGTACACGTAGAGGGCGGGCCCGTACGGGACGAGGCCATGCCCGTGCGGGAGCCCCGCGGCCCCGTGCGGGCTGCGCACGGGGCCGCGCCGCCGGCGCCTCAGCGGCGCGCAGACGCTCCGTCGAGGGCCAGCGTGACCTCGTCCAGGAGCTGA
- a CDS encoding arylamine N-acetyltransferase family protein, protein MPNTAVIQGPAGPAGPSGRSGPEGPPVGPPVCPPLGPPAAAAAAWDTAALDLDAYLARTGLAGSTNLTGLAGPARPTGPTRPTPVHPLPPTAATLRALQRAHTAAVSFENVDVLLGRDMPLDTDALQRKLVRAGRGGYCFEQNLLFAAVLERLGFPVVRHLARVRRGSTRVRRRSHATLVVEADGRPWLCDVGFGDEGPLEPVPLAPGATVTTGDWTWRLDLEPAAEGRGAAAVPEQWVLRSLHPDGWFDVYSLRLEHHVPDDFEAAHYWTSHHPRSPFTGRLVAQRGDDHVRHTLTDRTLAARYADGRLLRTELAPDEVGPVLRGTFGIALTAEESVLLQRHAASWTAS, encoded by the coding sequence ATGCCGAACACCGCCGTCATCCAGGGCCCCGCGGGGCCGGCCGGCCCCTCCGGCCGGTCGGGCCCCGAGGGCCCACCCGTCGGGCCACCCGTCTGCCCACCCCTCGGGCCACCCGCCGCAGCCGCGGCCGCATGGGACACCGCCGCCCTCGACCTGGACGCCTACCTCGCCAGGACCGGCCTGGCCGGGTCGACCAACCTGACCGGCCTCGCCGGGCCCGCCCGCCCCACCGGGCCTACCCGCCCCACCCCCGTCCACCCCCTCCCGCCGACCGCCGCGACGCTTCGCGCCCTCCAGCGCGCCCACACCGCCGCCGTCAGCTTCGAGAACGTCGACGTCCTCCTCGGCCGGGACATGCCGCTCGACACCGACGCGCTCCAGCGCAAGCTGGTCCGCGCGGGGCGCGGCGGCTACTGCTTCGAGCAGAACCTCCTCTTCGCCGCCGTCCTCGAACGCCTCGGGTTCCCCGTCGTCCGTCACCTGGCCCGCGTCCGCCGCGGCAGCACCCGCGTGCGCCGCCGCTCCCACGCGACCCTCGTCGTCGAGGCGGACGGCCGCCCCTGGCTCTGCGACGTCGGCTTCGGCGACGAAGGCCCCCTCGAACCCGTACCCCTCGCCCCCGGCGCCACGGTCACCACCGGCGACTGGACCTGGCGCCTGGACCTCGAACCGGCGGCGGAGGGCCGCGGCGCGGCCGCCGTCCCGGAGCAGTGGGTCCTGCGCTCCCTGCACCCCGACGGCTGGTTCGACGTCTACTCCCTGCGCCTGGAGCACCACGTCCCCGACGACTTCGAGGCCGCCCACTACTGGACGTCCCACCACCCCCGCTCGCCCTTCACCGGCCGCCTCGTCGCCCAGCGCGGCGACGACCACGTCCGCCACACGCTCACCGACCGCACCCTCGCCGCCCGCTACGCCGACGGCCGTCTCCTGCGCACCGAACTCGCCCCCGACGAGGTCGGCCCCGTCCTGCGCGGCACCTTCGGCATCGCCCTCACCGCCGAGGAGTCCGTCCTGCTGCAGCGGCACGCCGCATCGTGGACGGCCTCATGA
- a CDS encoding class I adenylate-forming enzyme family protein, with protein sequence MKGLRLGLIPERAAAAHGPVPVTLDHDLDTLPGTGRQLTYTGLAGHVDDLAARLWAAGVRPTEHVAVHKAANFDIYLLACAAARIGAVPVLLSPELDGATAGALLRRLRRPYRSHRPQRPHLITDDDKLRTCLAPLDLADVAATVLTTGPARPGCTALAALAGAPRRAPVLLPADRPALMTHTSGTTGLPKLVVHTAASLHGRYAPQRGLAALIRTPETYAAHLSPVHSRMYLALAVALPKGMPLVIVGDSGPAHVADLFARTRPGFVETHPNSFMAWEELADDPREPLATVRYFSSTFDALHPPTMRRLLLASRRASPRFFQFYGQSECGPLSGRWYTPRTVHRADGRCLGLPLPGVRVRLAAPGGHRPTRERPGAIEVRAPGRATGYFAEPERFARQLRDGWWRTGDVGYRTRFGCLHLLDREVDVLPAVGSTLEVEDRLMDRLPELAEVVLVPGPRKEPVPVVCTRGDAPLDPGRWASAAAEWPQLAGPVQMPLSALPRTATMKVRRLELARRLDGSAGGSEGEGAGEGTAVGGSAGQTP encoded by the coding sequence ATGAAGGGCCTCCGCCTCGGGCTGATCCCGGAACGGGCGGCCGCCGCGCACGGCCCCGTGCCGGTCACGCTCGACCACGACCTGGACACGCTGCCCGGCACGGGCCGCCAACTCACCTACACCGGCCTCGCCGGGCACGTGGACGACCTGGCGGCCCGGCTGTGGGCGGCAGGCGTGCGCCCCACGGAGCACGTCGCCGTCCACAAGGCCGCGAACTTCGACATCTACCTGCTGGCCTGCGCCGCCGCCCGCATCGGAGCCGTCCCCGTCCTGCTCTCCCCGGAGCTCGACGGTGCCACGGCCGGGGCCTTGCTGCGCCGGTTGCGCCGCCCGTACCGCTCGCACCGCCCGCAGCGCCCGCACCTGATCACCGACGACGACAAGCTGCGCACCTGCCTGGCGCCGCTCGACCTCGCCGACGTCGCCGCCACGGTCCTCACCACCGGCCCCGCCCGCCCCGGCTGCACCGCCCTCGCGGCCCTGGCCGGTGCGCCGCGCCGCGCTCCCGTGCTCCTGCCCGCGGACCGCCCGGCACTGATGACCCACACCTCCGGCACCACCGGCCTGCCCAAGCTGGTGGTGCACACGGCGGCCAGTCTCCACGGCCGGTACGCACCGCAGCGCGGGCTCGCCGCCCTGATCCGTACGCCCGAGACCTACGCGGCGCACCTCAGCCCCGTCCACTCGCGGATGTACCTGGCGCTCGCCGTCGCCCTGCCCAAGGGCATGCCGCTCGTCATCGTGGGCGACTCCGGCCCGGCGCACGTCGCGGACCTCTTCGCCCGCACCCGCCCCGGCTTCGTCGAGACCCACCCCAACTCCTTCATGGCCTGGGAGGAACTGGCGGACGACCCGCGCGAACCCCTCGCCACGGTCCGGTACTTCAGCTCCACCTTCGACGCCCTCCACCCGCCCACCATGCGCAGGCTGCTGCTCGCCTCGCGCCGCGCCTCCCCGCGGTTCTTCCAGTTCTACGGGCAGAGCGAGTGCGGCCCGCTCTCCGGCCGCTGGTACACCCCGCGCACCGTCCACCGGGCCGACGGCCGCTGCCTGGGCCTGCCCCTGCCCGGCGTCCGCGTGCGTCTCGCCGCCCCCGGCGGGCACCGCCCCACGCGCGAACGCCCCGGCGCCATCGAGGTACGCGCCCCGGGCCGGGCCACCGGCTACTTCGCCGAACCCGAGCGCTTCGCACGTCAGCTGCGCGACGGTTGGTGGCGGACCGGCGATGTCGGCTACCGCACCCGGTTCGGCTGCCTGCACCTGCTCGACCGCGAGGTCGACGTCCTCCCCGCCGTCGGCTCCACCCTGGAGGTCGAGGACCGGCTGATGGACCGGCTGCCCGAACTCGCCGAGGTCGTCCTCGTGCCCGGGCCCCGCAAGGAGCCCGTCCCCGTGGTCTGCACCCGCGGCGACGCACCCCTCGACCCCGGCCGCTGGGCCTCCGCCGCCGCCGAGTGGCCGCAGCTCGCCGGGCCCGTACAGATGCCCCTGTCCGCGCTGCCCCGCACCGCCACCATGAAGGTGCGCCGCCTGGAACTCGCCCGCAGGCTGGATGGGAGCGCGGGCGGAAGCGAGGGCGAGGGCGCGGGCGAGGGCACGGCCGTGGGCGGGAGTGCGGGGCAGACGCCGTGA